Sequence from the Salvelinus namaycush isolate Seneca chromosome 24, SaNama_1.0, whole genome shotgun sequence genome:
ACAAATAAACTGTAAAATAGTGGTGAAATAGGATCAAAGTACCTGCCAACGCGCCAGACATCCAGTTTTGCGGCGTAGCCTTTCAAATCAAAATATTAGCGCAGTTGTCACATATCGGTAGTCTACATTTTGGCATTATAAATTGTAAACAATTACGAGTAGCTTGGAGTCACAAGACGAAATCTGCCAAGCACCCCAAAGCGGAGTAGCAACAGGGGTGCCAATTGGCTCAGAGAACGGCAGCTAAAATAGCTATGTAAACACTTTCCCTCTCCATTGCGTTGTAATTATAGACGGGATGGTGATGAAGACAGTCGTGCTAGAATACATTTGACATTATCATACTTGATCCTGGCCCTAGTGACGCGGCGTAAATACCAGGCGCACTATAAAGGCAGGGTCCCCCTCTGGAACAGAAGTTGTTTACCCTGGCGGGAAAAAGGCACCTGCTCCGGATTTAACCCAGCTGCCTAGGAGTGACAAGAGAGGGCTTCTTTAAATCCAATCCGCGCGACTTTACGTAATAGAGTGGAGGCAACCGAAAGGGAGAGCTGTGGAAGAGGGGAGCAGAACCGCCACcgggcagacagacacacagcttgCGAGCTAAAGAGAGGGTCACTGTGAAGACCTTGGCTAGACTAAAATCTGGATTAATTTTCTGCTATTATTTATTATAAGTATCTGCCACTGCAATATACCTCCAGCGATTGTCAATAAAATCGTCAAGGAAGCTATTGCACAGCCAGGTAAGGCCACACTCAAAGTTAATATTTTATTTTGTGGATATATATAGAGCGTTCCATTAAGTTTTGTTGTACGCATTGTTTTACCCATAAGGCTAATTGCGCAACTCTACAACTTTGGTTTCTATGAACATAATCATTGGACAGAGGTAAAACATTGTAAAGTAGAACCTTGCAGATCCACTGTGGGCTTTGTGTTTTGGGTCACATTTGATCAACCGGTGCCTTCCTTATGGTGCCTTTTTTACGCCTCCAAATAGGTTGCATTTGGCCATGTGTGTATTTCTTTATTAGACACCTATTAATATAAAAACATACGCCATGCacatttattctctctctctctcttcctccctccctccctccaagtTTACAATGCATAGTTACAGGTTTATAAATATATCCGTACTCTTACATTGGTGTTGGTGTTCGGTACTGTCAAGAGGGTAAACACACTTAATCTATAACATTTGTTGATAGCAAACCATCTCCCTTGTAAATGTATTGGATGTACTGTAATAAATCACTGCAGCGATAGGCCTACGGAAACCCGTGAAAGCCATGCCAATATTGTGTGGCATATGGTCAATTTTCTAGAGGTGGGTTGGCCATGCAGCCAAGTCGGCACTGACCTTATCTTATCTCAGCtataacattccactccttgccagtCCTATCATTTGGCAAATGATAGGACttgcaaggagtggaatgttagctaaaaagaTTGGTACCCACACTAAGAGAAGGGTTGGAGCAGAGGGGATAGTGACCAAGAGCCAAACAGTGAGGTTGTCACAAGCAGAGTTGgggtagtgaactacatgtagtaatttaactacattttgcaatagcttggtggtagttgaactaaattcaaatcttggtagtgttttcagtagatAATAGCTTTTTTTGCCAggtagtggtgtagctaactactggaactacacactactttttttgCTAAAATTGAAgaaaatatgggtgaagtagacaagaatttcctttattttttggCATCAGACTAATTTTCACTTGAAAAATAAATGACACATTTGGTTAACAACTGACTCCAGAGGGATCTAATCTTAaaatttgtagtctatgacatttcatATTTAGATATGATAATTTATCACGAATGAATGAGAGGGCTTGCCCAAAATATCTGGCCTACGGGATGTGAAAGATTGGAATGTGCCAATTGCTTTGAATCTTTCCATGAAATCTGCTAAATGCATATTGAGACCCTTTGTTTATTGGTTGATGTCCACATGGCCAATGTCCTCTAGTTCTTCCATGTCTTATCGTCCACAATaatcatctctctcactctctctccccctttgcAGTTTTCCTCCAACATTTCCACACGTTGGTGACCCCATCAAGACAGAAAGACGCTAGGAAGTTGAAACAGAAAAAGAGAGGAAGTTAGGCAGTTGAAACAGAAGAAGTTTGACAGGAAGTAAGAAGCTGCTGCAGGAAGTGGCCCAAAATGGAGGCCATCGAACTACAGCACAGTCTGAAGCGGTCTGGAAGGGGCTggggaacagagaggggggagctTCTGGACAGCTTCGACTCAGAGATGCAGGAATGGGAGGACCAGCTGCAGGACATGCAGAGGAAGATAGAGGAGGTGAGGGGTCAACCACGGTCAGATACAGTccaaactaaagtaaaacatgaTCCAAATACATGGGATAGTCTAAACATTGTCCAACATGCTCAAGCCCAGTTCTGACATGGTCAAACAAGATCCTAGGTAGAGTAACATTACCTGACATGGGGTTCACTACATTAGTAGTGTGAACATACTTGTGAATATTTTCACTTTGAGATAATGTCTTTCTCGTCTCACACTCTTGGTCGTTCCTGAAGAGTGTTtaactggttgtgtgtgtgtcctataatAAACTGTTGGCAGCACACCCCTTCCTGCGACCCCATGCATTTCTGGACTAAGGACACAGACACGTGTTAACAAGCTAATTAAACTGTGATGTGCTGACAGacagtcagaacacacacactgtgaaaGTTGATACTAATGAACACATTAAAGGTTGGAATGGCAAAGTAAGCACACACTCACTCCAGCTGAAGTAGCAGATGTGCAGATTATAAAAAATAGTTGGGTTGTGTAACTGTTTTGGCATGGTGCAATGGATTGCGTAAACAAGGCCGGTTGACATTGTCATACTACAGAAGGGTTTTGTGTACATATTGCTATACAGTGCTTTTGTATTGACATTTATGTTTTGGAATACGTCTACGTTGTAAGTGTAAGGAATTGTTGTATGTATAAAACATGTGTTCATGTTGTGATAGTCTTGATAATCATCATAATGTTTATGTGCATATTTCAGCTTTACAACGAGGTGCAGGCTCGTAGAGGTGGAAATTATGTCACCATGGACAACAGCAAAAATGATAGGATGATTGATTTCGGCCGTGGGCATCATGACAACGGATTCTGTGACCCGTATGGCAGCCACATCAACACCACCAAGGACCACCCCAGTGCTGTAGACGGTTTTAATCACGGCCCCAACGGTTACGGCTACCCCGTCAACCATCAGAATGGCGGCTATGGTTATCCCCATAGCAACAGTGAGGTGGAACTTGGAGACTTGTTGCAGGATTATCTTGGTCACGGAAAGACCCGGAAGACCAACTCAGCTGTCAACAATGTGAGTAGCTACAGTAACTAAGGGTTACAGTCAATAGGCAGCCCCATCCAGAAACAACTTTTATCCTATGACTCACCCCTTTGGGTTTGCAGATGGGAAGAAATCTGATAGTTGAAAGCAATATGGTAGAATCTCCCCTTAGCTCATTGGAAGACTAGATGGGGCCAACACCATAATGATTACACCTATTTGGTTCCTTCAAGTCTGCCAGCACTGGAGGGGCAGGGGATAGGCAGGGTTGTTTTCAGGAATATTAATATAAATAGATTACATAGAACTGGCATGGCTTCATACTCCACTGGAAATTGCATCAGCCATGCCAGTGTGGCTGCACAGATGAATTTGATATACTGTATCTATGCTATTTGCACTATTCTGCTTCACTGATTATTTTCCCTCCCAGGTAACCCTTGTCCCACTTCTCTCTCAGCATCTGAAGGAGATCACTAAAGGGAGCCAGGATCAGTCTGTACACCAGGATGAGATGAAGAGGAGGCCTGTTGGGAATGAAAGGTAAGAGACCTTTCATACAGACATCATTTTGTGAAGTTCATTTTGAGAAAATAATTTTGAGAGTTCAATCCACCTATGCAATTCCTTATTTTAGTTATCTTACTGATGACATTTTTTGCTTGTTGATCTGTTTTAGGATTAGTAAGGTGCGGTTTGCGGACGAGGAGGCTGAGAACAGGAAGAACAGGGTGTCACACAGAAAGAGTTCCCCTTGCAGGGACCTTAACAAGGAGAACACAGGGGCCAATCCCCCcctcagacagagagaaggtCCTCCCATACCCCCCCGATCCACCTCCCAGATGGCCCCTCCCAACACCTTCTCCCCAGCCCTGGACAGGAAGTCCAATGCCCCTGGGGTCCTTGTGGACAGGAAGTGTGGTAGCCCCTCGGTCCTCAGGAAGTTTGGAGCCATGCTCCAGGAAAACGAGGGCAAAACCCTCACTGATACCGGTGTGGTGACCAACCAGGTGCCTACCGAGAACAAGTGCCCCACCGCCATCTGTCAGCACAAAGGGCTGGGCGGCAGCAGGACGACTGGGCGCGTGCCTGTCCAGAAGTGCCAAGCAGATTCCGTCTTGCAGACAACGAGGTTGGACTGCAGCCAAAAACAAGGGGCAGTGAGAGACTTTAGGAGAGAGAGCCAGCTGGGTGAGGGTAGAGGCACCGCAATGGCTAGCTATGCTCACCCTAAAGGACTCCATGCAGGGGGTCAGAGGAGGACCCAGGTAGGAGGCAGCCCCAAGCCCAAAGCAAGGGCTCTCGGAAGGGCAGACAGAGACATGGGTCTGGTCCAGGGGGAGAGGGCCAGGAGGCCTGCACCCCAACCTGGGGAACCCAGAGTGGACTACAGGAACCTGAGTGGATCCTATGTTGGGGCTCAGATGATCCAGAGGGGAGGGCCAGTTGCAGGTCAGAAGAAGGACAATGGACTCATTGAGCTACTGGATATGCTGGACATTGAGCACGAGTACAGCTCCTGCCCCCAAGCCGCACAGACTGCCTACAGACAGGACACACAGCAGGTGAAATAGGCATAgcaaatacagacacacacacacacacacacacacacacacacacacacacacacacagtcttgacCTGAGCAACTTGTATCGTTTCTCTCCAGATGAGCCTAGCCGAATCATTCCCAGCAACCCCCACAAGGAACTTCTCTCGTCCTGCTCGTCCAGCTAATCAACGTCCTCCATCCAGGTGGGCTTGCTGTGCCCCCACCGCCTTGATCTCTGCCCCGTCCGGCCCAATTTCCCACCCCCCAAGCACCTTGGCACGCACTCCTAGCCCGATAGCAAGAACCCCAAGCCCCGCCCTGAAGCAGCAATCTTTCTGCTCCTATTTGCTCCACACTGAGACTGCCATCATGTGAGAGACACCTGCCCCGCCCCCCTCTAAACCCTGCCTCCCCTCCCCCAATTCAACCCACAGGACTCAGGTGACATAGTCCTGCCCTCTCTGTAAATACTAAAGACTGTTCCTTCTATCTggctttaaaaaagtgctttaaGAGATGTTCTATGAGATTACCCACATGACTGTGTATGTGTGGTCTATAAGAAACAGAATGGTTGACTCCTGTTCAGTCTCTAGTGTTACTGTGGCCTTCCCTTCTCCTGTGCCAAACTTCTTTACGTCTTCATTTCTTTCACTCTCTTAACTTCCCTTTCTTTCTTTTGTATTGGTGATTTTTGGATGGCTGTGTAAAATGTGATATAGCATGCCCCCCTTTACTTGCGGGTGCATGTCTCTTTATGTATGTAACTCAACCCTAATAAGTGCCATGTTGGCTTGTTTTTAAAATGGCCAACAAGTCAAGTCAGAGTTGATCCTGTCCTGTCAGCACAGCAGCAACATGCTAACTGTCTATAGTATGTTTTACTGTATCATATTATCAAAGTAACACATTTGAAAATGTTCAAGTAACCATAGTGAGACATACAGTTATGACTGTGATGCTTTTCATGTCCTTTTTTCTCTCTTGATAAGAAATAAACACGACAGTGCTTTGACGAACTGACTCCAGCTATCTTTGGTATTGCATCCCCATGATTTGTATTGTTTGATTTGTGTCTGTTATTTCATTGGTTGGTGGTGACATGGTGTTGCTACTTCCATGTATCAACACTACTGAGATTCAGTACCATACTGAAACAATCCTGAGTGCCACTAAACATTGAAAGCAACTAGCTCAGCTACTACTGTTCAGGGGAGTCAGCTACTTTAGGTCTCAGGGAAGGTCACATCAATGCCTGAGGCCAAGCTAACTATGACTAGCTGATGTATTCTACATTAGCTGGAGCTGAATGAAGGCGAGAGGGGGAGGAAGCTTCTCCGGTGCCAAAtaaactaccgttcaaaagtttggggtcacttagaaatgtccttgtttttgcaagaaaagcactttttttgtccattaaaataacatcaaattgatcaggaaTACagagtagacattgttaatgttgtaaatgactattatagctggaaacggcagattttgtatggaatatctacatacatgtatgtgtacagaggcccattatcagcaaccatcactcctgtgttccaatggcacgttgtgttagctaatccaagtttatcattttaaaagactaattgatcattagaaaacccttttgcaattatgttagcacagctgaaagctgtcgtgctgattaaagaagcaatacaactggccttctttagactagttgagtagttttattgcttctttaatcagaatttttttttcaggtgtgctaacataattgcaaaagggttttctaatgatcaattaacctttttaaaatgataaacttggattagctaacacaacgtgccattgaaacacaggagtgatggttgctgataatgggcctctgtacgcctatgttgaTTTTCCATTAAAaaactgccgtttccagctacaatagtcatttacaacattaacattgtctacacagtatttctgatcaatttgatgttattttaatggacaaaatgggtttttctttaaaaaacaaggacatttctaagtgaccccaaacttttgaacggtagtgtaggttcTGAGACAGCGGATGACAGGATGATTTTTGGTCAATCTGATCATGTACAAGCAATATCTTCTTGGGAAAGACCACCACCTATGAAATCCCTATTTATGACCTGGTTACTACATGTGAACAACTCACTTTGACTAAACACTGAGTCAGTGCAGTTATTTTTTATTGAATTTTctaatttaacctttaactatTTTATTTAACATACATTCTGGGCTAGATTTACTAACCGTTTGCACCATAAGTCATTGGTTTGCATCAGTGGAAAGTTTGCACCTGTCTCTTTCAACACTTCACCATATATCTACATATGGTAGTGAATGCTCAGTAAATAAGTTCCCATGGCCATAATAATAGGGTTTATATTGTAGGACAGTGTCTCACTCTTTCCAACCCTGTTACCAGGCAGACTAACACAGACTGGGGTTGCGTGAGAAGACTGTTGGCGGTCTATATTAGATTTGTTTTCATGCCCTGAGGTACTCTCCTCATAAAACTGCATGAACAACCAAGAGGCGGTTTGCCAACTTGTCTGCTGCCACTTTGTCTGCCATTCAAGACACACAGCAGGTGGGTCCTCTCTAACACACTTACaatttcacatacacacacactctctctctctctctctctctcgcgttctctctctctctctctctctctctctctctctctctctctctctctctctctctcttaggagctagaagcagagctgccatatctgtAGGTGCCATCTTACtacctgtctcgctctctctctctttctaacacacacacacacacacacacacacacacacacacacacacacacacacacacacacacacacacacacacacacacacacgcagagagcaagagagcggttctctctcacacacacacaaggcaagGGGAGGTAGCTACAGTGTGAAATGTCAGGGCTGTGAAATGTTAGGGCTGTAGGGGTACGGAAGTCCCTTGGCCCCACGACGCCTCAGCCTCGTCACCCAACCCCACTCTGAAATGTTGCCCCTCTGACTGAAATAGCAATCGTGACGTTGTTTTGGTGCCAGAAATCTTAGCCTGCTGCTGATGGAGGTATAAATAAAGAAGAGGGGTGTGTGctgctggttctctctctctctttttgtctcccCTTTTCTTCCTTTCTCAGCACTTTCATCTCTATCTCATCACTctcttttccttccctctctattgtacagtcgtggccaaaagtgttgagaatgacacaaatatacattttcacaaagtctgctgcctcagtttgtatgatggcaatttgcatatactccagaatattatgaagagtgatcagatgaattgcaattaattacaaagtccctctttgccatgcaaatgaactgaatcccccaaaaaacatttccactgcatttcagccctgccacaaaaggaccagctgacatcatatcAGTGATTccctcattaacacaggtgtgagtgttgacgaggacgagggtggtgcttggaatcattgttcttcctctgtcagccatggttacctgcaaggaaacacgtgccgtcatcattgctttgcacaaaaagggcttcacaggcaaggatattgctgccagtaagattgcacctaaatcaaccatttatcggatcatcaagaacttcaaggagagcggttcaattgttgtgaaggaagcttcagggcgcccaagaaagtccagcaagcgcctgGACCgcctcctaaagttgattcagctgcggcatcagggcaccaccagtacagagcttgctcaggaatggcagcaggcaggtgtgagtgcatctgcacgcacagtgaggcgaagacttttggaggatggcctggtgtcaagaagggcagcaaagaagccacttctctccaggaaaaacatcagggacagactgatattctgcaaaaggtacagggattggactgctgaggactggggtaaagtcattttctctgatgaatcccctttctgattgtttggggcatccgggaaaaaagcttgtccggagaagacaaggtgagcgctaccatcagtcctgcgtcatgccaacagtaaagcatcctgagaccattcatgtgtggggttgcttctcggccaagggagtgggctcactcacaattttgcctaagaacacagccatgaataaagaatggtaccaacacatcctccgagagcaacttctcccaaccatctaGGAACAGTTTgatgacgaacaatgccttttccagcatgatggagcaccttgccataaggcaatagtgataactaagtggctcgggaaacaaaacattgatattttgggtccatggccaggaaactccccagaccttaatcccattgagaacttgtggtcaatcctcatgaggcgggtggacaaacaaaaccccacaaattctgacaaactccaagcattgattatgcaagaataggctgccatcagtcaggatgtggtccagaagttaattgacagcatgccagggcggattacagaggtcttgaaaaagaagtgtcaacactgcaaatattgactcattgcatcaacttcatgtaattgtcaataaaagcctttgacacttatgaaatgcttgtaattatacttcagtattccatagtaacatctgacaaaaatatctaaagacactgaagcagcaaactttgtgaaaattaatatttgtgtcattctcaaaacttttggccacgattgTATATATACACTTCCCAGTCCCTTTTAACCCCTCTCTCACATCTCTGTACCAATTCTCCCAGCTTGTTTCTTTTTCTTCGTGTTCACCGtaccccttttttctctctcctcatctctccatttTCATTTTCTTTATATCTATCCTCatgctaactctctctctcttatcccaGCTAggtatttatttctctctctctctctgccccacattgcctgtgtgtctgactgtgtgtaaATGAGAGGGAAGGCTCACAGGTTGGCACCTCCCTGGTTCCACACTGGGATATCTTAACAAGGCATCCCGTCAGCCATCAATCCCGTCAGCTATCAATCCCGTCAGCCATCAATCCCGTCAGCCATCAATCCCGTCAGCCATCAATCCCGTCAGCCATCAATCCCGTCAGCCATCAATCCCGGGTCCTGTTTAGACCCCCCACTGGATCAGAGCTTCTTTATTTCTTATCTCTACacctttctctttccctcacaaatcctctctttctctccccctcatttcctaattctctctctttcatctctctcttcctctctgtctgtctttctcttccttccttcctttcttcctgcctctctctctccctttctgacTACCTCTCTCGCCCTCTTTCCTGGCCCATGGCCTAATGAAGGACAGAAACAGACAGGCTGAGGGCACACTGTGTTCCCTGCTGGGTATTTGTGTGGAGAAGCGGGAGGAGTAGCGGTGGGCACATGACCAACCCAGAGGGGAAAAGCACAGTAAAGGCCTATGGTAGCCATGGTCACATTGACCTCACCACAGGCCTTTTGGCCACACCAAGTTATCACACTGTAACCCCTGGGTACTGTAACCCCTGGGTACATATACCCCATCATATACCCCAACATATACCCCTGCAAAAGAGCAAGaatatgcaggcacacacacacacacacacacacacacacacacacacacacacacacacacacacacacacacacacattacagtgAGCTctaaagtattgggacagtgattttttgttttggctctgtactccagcactttggattggAAATGATACAATTTCTATGAGATTTAACTGCAGACTGTGAGCTGTAATTGGACGGTAATTTctatccatatcgggtgaaccgtttagaaattacagcactttttgttcatagtccccccattttagggaaccAAAAGTACTGTGTCGTGTATTAAAGGAGTAtgaagtttagtatttggtcccatattcatagcacgcaatgactacaacAAACTTGTGATTCTACAAATTTggtggatgcatttgctgtttgatttggttgtttcagattattttgtgcccaatagaaatgaaatgtaaataatgtagtgtgtcattttggagtcacttttattataaataataatataatatgtttctaaacacttctacattaatgtggatgttaCCATTATTaaggatagtcctgaatgaatcatgaataatgatgagtgagaaagttacagatgcacaaatatcatacccccaagacatgctaacctctcaccattacaataataggggaggttagcattttggg
This genomic interval carries:
- the LOC120019031 gene encoding uncharacterized protein KIAA0408-like isoform X1; the encoded protein is MEAIELQHSLKRSGRGWGTERGELLDSFDSEMQEWEDQLQDMQRKIEELYNEVQARRGGNYVTMDNSKNDRMIDFGRGHHDNGFCDPYGSHINTTKDHPSAVDGFNHGPNGYGYPVNHQNGGYGYPHSNSEVELGDLLQDYLGHGKTRKTNSAVNNVTLVPLLSQHLKEITKGSQDQSVHQDEMKRRPVGNERISKVRFADEEAENRKNRVSHRKSSPCRDLNKENTGANPPLRQREGPPIPPRSTSQMAPPNTFSPALDRKSNAPGVLVDRKCGSPSVLRKFGAMLQENEGKTLTDTGVVTNQVPTENKCPTAICQHKGLGGSRTTGRVPVQKCQADSVLQTTRLDCSQKQGAVRDFRRESQLGEGRGTAMASYAHPKGLHAGGQRRTQVGGSPKPKARALGRADRDMGLVQGERARRPAPQPGEPRVDYRNLSGSYVGAQMIQRGGPVAGQKKDNGLIELLDMLDIEHEYSSCPQAAQTAYRQDTQQMSLAESFPATPTRNFSRPARPANQRPPSRWACCAPTALISAPSGPISHPPSTLARTPSPIARTPSPALKQQSFCSYLLHTETAIM
- the LOC120019031 gene encoding uncharacterized protein KIAA0408-like isoform X2 produces the protein MEAIELQHSLKRSGRGWGTERGELLDSFDSEMQEWEDQLQDMQRKIEELYNEVQARRGGNYVTMDNSKNDRMIDFGRGHHDNGFCDPYGSHINTTKDHPSAVDGFNHGPNGYGYPVNHQNGGYGYPHSNSEVELGDLLQDYLGHGKTRKTNSAVNNHLKEITKGSQDQSVHQDEMKRRPVGNERISKVRFADEEAENRKNRVSHRKSSPCRDLNKENTGANPPLRQREGPPIPPRSTSQMAPPNTFSPALDRKSNAPGVLVDRKCGSPSVLRKFGAMLQENEGKTLTDTGVVTNQVPTENKCPTAICQHKGLGGSRTTGRVPVQKCQADSVLQTTRLDCSQKQGAVRDFRRESQLGEGRGTAMASYAHPKGLHAGGQRRTQVGGSPKPKARALGRADRDMGLVQGERARRPAPQPGEPRVDYRNLSGSYVGAQMIQRGGPVAGQKKDNGLIELLDMLDIEHEYSSCPQAAQTAYRQDTQQMSLAESFPATPTRNFSRPARPANQRPPSRWACCAPTALISAPSGPISHPPSTLARTPSPIARTPSPALKQQSFCSYLLHTETAIM